The Blastococcus sp. HT6-4 genome window below encodes:
- a CDS encoding xanthine dehydrogenase family protein subunit M codes for MIPASFAYARPTTVDEALQAIADGGEDVKVLAGGQSLIPVMRLRLAAPETVVDLGRVAELRGVREEDDAVVIGAMTTHSDVLADPLIRQHVPLVAEATATVADRQVRHRGTFGGALVHADPAGDLPAVALALNAEFVIVGSAGRRTVPVRDFFVDYLTTAVEEGELLVEVRIPKLTGQWGMHYEKFNRVAQAWSIVAVAAAVRREDGRIAEARIGLTNMGPVPLRARQVEQALAGAEATVEAVAAAAEHAADGTEPSSDLNAQADYRQHLATVLTRRAVSTAAGL; via the coding sequence GTGATCCCCGCATCGTTCGCCTACGCCCGCCCGACCACGGTGGACGAGGCGCTGCAGGCCATCGCCGACGGCGGCGAGGACGTCAAGGTCCTCGCCGGCGGGCAGTCGCTCATCCCGGTCATGCGGCTGCGGCTGGCCGCGCCGGAGACCGTCGTCGACCTGGGCCGGGTGGCCGAGCTCCGGGGCGTGCGGGAGGAGGACGACGCCGTCGTGATCGGCGCGATGACGACGCACTCCGACGTCCTCGCCGACCCGCTGATCCGGCAGCACGTTCCGCTGGTCGCCGAGGCGACGGCCACCGTGGCCGACCGGCAGGTCCGTCACCGCGGCACGTTCGGCGGGGCGCTCGTGCACGCCGATCCGGCCGGTGACCTGCCGGCGGTGGCGCTCGCCCTGAACGCCGAGTTCGTGATCGTCGGCTCCGCGGGGCGTCGGACGGTGCCGGTGCGGGACTTCTTCGTCGACTACCTGACGACCGCGGTGGAGGAGGGGGAGCTGCTCGTCGAGGTGCGGATCCCCAAGCTCACCGGTCAGTGGGGGATGCACTACGAGAAGTTCAACCGGGTCGCCCAGGCGTGGTCGATCGTGGCGGTGGCGGCCGCGGTGCGGCGGGAGGACGGCCGGATCGCCGAGGCGCGCATCGGGCTGACCAACATGGGGCCGGTCCCGCTGCGGGCGAGGCAGGTCGAGCAGGCGCTGGCCGGGGCCGAGGCCACCGTGGAGGCGGTCGCCGCCGCCGCGGAGCACGCGGCCGACGGCACCGAGCCGAGCAGCGACCTGAACGCGCAGGCGGACTACCGCCAGCACCTGGCCACGGTGCTCACGCGCCGTGCGGTGAGCACCGCCGCCGGGCTGTAG
- a CDS encoding amidohydrolase family protein: MRQRFTARAVVVGNRVGTVVPDAVVDVTDGAIDWVGPAAEAPPVAGADVVELPGVLTPGLVNAHSHAPMVLFRGQGEGLPLDRWLREVMWPREARLTPEDVEVAMTAASAEMLAGGITTSVEMYFHPERIAAAVATTGARAVIATPLLPLPGMPPMAEQLDAAVALAAGAPADGVVEYGLGPHAAYTVPLPVLADAAAAARDHGLLLHLHVAETATEGADLLAAHGLSVPALLAAYDVLGGRVLAAHCVHMDDGDLELWEEYAVSVAHCPASNAKLASGIAPLRPMLDRGIRVGLGTDGPASNDSLDLFADLRLAAGMARLREASATALTAAEAFWLASGGAAEAIGRPDLGQLVAGRRADLVHVDTRDLVFEPVGDPADVLAHLVWSGAGRHVRDVWVGGRPVVRDGVSTTVDRPALRQDVAARAARLAAG; the protein is encoded by the coding sequence ATGCGGCAGCGCTTCACCGCCCGGGCCGTCGTCGTCGGCAACCGGGTGGGCACCGTCGTCCCCGACGCCGTCGTCGACGTCACCGACGGTGCCATCGACTGGGTCGGCCCGGCCGCCGAGGCGCCTCCGGTGGCCGGCGCCGACGTCGTCGAGCTGCCCGGCGTCCTCACCCCCGGGCTCGTCAACGCCCACTCGCACGCCCCGATGGTGTTGTTCCGCGGTCAGGGCGAGGGGCTGCCGCTGGACCGCTGGCTGCGCGAGGTCATGTGGCCGCGTGAGGCACGGCTCACGCCCGAGGACGTCGAGGTGGCGATGACCGCGGCGTCGGCGGAGATGCTGGCCGGCGGCATCACCACCAGCGTCGAGATGTACTTCCACCCGGAGCGGATCGCCGCCGCCGTGGCCACCACCGGCGCCCGGGCGGTCATCGCCACCCCGCTGCTGCCGCTGCCCGGGATGCCACCGATGGCCGAGCAGCTCGACGCCGCCGTCGCCCTGGCCGCCGGGGCGCCGGCGGACGGGGTCGTCGAGTACGGCCTCGGTCCGCACGCGGCCTACACGGTGCCGCTACCGGTGCTGGCCGACGCGGCGGCGGCTGCCCGCGACCACGGGCTGCTGCTGCACCTGCACGTCGCCGAGACCGCCACCGAGGGCGCCGACCTGCTCGCCGCGCACGGGTTGTCGGTCCCCGCCCTGCTGGCCGCCTACGACGTCCTCGGCGGTCGCGTCCTCGCCGCCCACTGCGTGCACATGGACGACGGCGACCTGGAGCTGTGGGAGGAGTACGCCGTCTCCGTCGCCCACTGCCCGGCCAGCAACGCCAAGCTGGCCAGCGGGATCGCGCCGCTGCGGCCCATGCTCGACCGCGGCATCCGGGTGGGGCTGGGCACCGACGGGCCGGCGTCGAACGACTCCCTCGATCTCTTCGCCGACCTGCGGCTGGCCGCCGGGATGGCGCGGTTGCGCGAGGCGTCGGCGACGGCGCTGACCGCCGCGGAGGCGTTCTGGCTGGCCAGCGGCGGTGCCGCCGAGGCGATCGGCCGCCCCGACCTGGGGCAGCTCGTCGCCGGCCGGCGGGCCGACCTGGTGCACGTCGACACCCGCGACCTGGTCTTCGAGCCCGTCGGCGACCCGGCCGACGTGCTGGCCCACCTCGTCTGGTCCGGCGCCGGGCGGCACGTGCGCGACGTCTGGGTGGGCGGCCGGCCGGTGGTGCGCGACGGCGTGTCCACCACGGTGGACCGCCCGGCGCTCCGGCAGGACGTCGCCGCGCGGGCGGCTCGGCTCGCCGCGGGCTGA
- a CDS encoding molybdopterin cofactor-binding domain-containing protein, translated as MTAVEDRAATDAPTPEIGKARRRKEDARLITGETTWTDNMVLPGMLHLAVVRSPAAHARITNLDVSAVREAPGVIAVFTGRDLAEEQGSIPCAWPVTPDMVNPGHPSIAVDQVNHVGEAVAVIVARSKVAAQDAVELADVDYEPLPVVLDMEEAVRDGADLVHDHLESNTSYHFVFDAGEMGTGGDTEQAFADADVVVSRRLIQQRLIPAFMEPRSVVVQPQGDNYTMWSATQIPHILRVMASMVTGIPEHKLRVVAPDVGGGFGGKLQVNPEEILCLLIARRLGKPVKWTETRSESLMTAHHGRDQIQYVDIAADRDGSIKGLRVRLLADMGAYLRLITPGVPALGAFMYPGIYKIPAYHFECDGVFTNKVPTDAYRGAGRPEATFAIERIMDELAVELDMDPLELRRKNWINADEFPFTTVAGLAYDSGDYETATQQALELLGYDELRAEQRRRRESNDPVQLGIGISTFTEMCGLAPSRVLGSLSFGAGGWEHASIRMLPTGKVEVVTGSTPHGQGHETAWSQLVADSLGVPFEDVEVLHGDTAISSRGLDTYGSRSLVVGGSAVVKAADKVIAKARKIAAHLLEASEDDLEFSGGKFSVRGTPGTGLGIQEIALAIFAAHDYPEGIEPSIDADATFDPENFSFPHGTHLCAMEVDTETGFVKIRKYACVDDVGTIVNPLIVEGQVHGGLAQGIAQALYEEAIYDADGNLTTGTFVDYLVPSANDLPHFDTGNTVHSAPGNPIGAKGVGEAGCIASTPAVVNAALDAVRHLGVTDIRMPLTPERVWRALHGGGDGGDRVAEGSNAYGGARTTESGYEEAEQ; from the coding sequence ACCACCTGGACCGACAACATGGTCCTGCCCGGGATGCTGCACCTCGCCGTCGTCCGCAGCCCCGCGGCGCACGCCCGCATCACGAACCTCGACGTCAGCGCCGTGCGCGAGGCCCCCGGCGTCATCGCCGTCTTCACCGGCCGCGACCTCGCCGAGGAGCAGGGTTCGATCCCGTGCGCCTGGCCGGTGACGCCGGACATGGTCAACCCCGGGCACCCGTCGATCGCCGTCGACCAGGTCAACCACGTCGGCGAGGCGGTCGCGGTGATCGTCGCCCGCAGCAAGGTCGCCGCCCAGGACGCCGTCGAGCTCGCCGACGTCGACTACGAGCCGCTGCCGGTGGTGCTGGACATGGAGGAGGCGGTCCGTGACGGGGCCGACCTCGTCCACGACCACCTGGAGTCCAACACCAGCTACCACTTCGTGTTCGACGCCGGCGAGATGGGCACCGGCGGCGACACCGAGCAGGCGTTCGCCGACGCCGACGTCGTGGTCAGCCGCCGGCTGATCCAGCAGCGGCTGATCCCGGCGTTCATGGAGCCGCGCTCGGTCGTCGTCCAGCCGCAGGGCGACAACTACACGATGTGGTCGGCGACCCAGATCCCGCACATCCTCCGGGTGATGGCCTCGATGGTCACCGGCATCCCGGAGCACAAGCTGCGCGTCGTCGCCCCCGACGTCGGCGGCGGGTTCGGCGGGAAGCTGCAGGTCAACCCGGAGGAGATCCTCTGCCTCCTGATCGCGCGGCGGCTCGGCAAGCCGGTCAAGTGGACGGAGACCCGCAGCGAGTCGCTGATGACCGCCCACCACGGGCGCGACCAGATCCAGTACGTGGACATCGCCGCCGACCGCGACGGCAGCATCAAGGGCCTCCGCGTCCGGCTGCTGGCCGACATGGGCGCCTACCTGCGGCTGATCACCCCGGGTGTGCCGGCGCTCGGCGCCTTCATGTACCCGGGGATCTACAAGATCCCGGCCTACCACTTCGAGTGCGACGGGGTGTTCACCAACAAGGTGCCCACCGACGCCTACCGCGGCGCCGGACGGCCGGAGGCCACGTTCGCGATCGAGCGGATCATGGACGAGCTCGCCGTCGAGCTGGACATGGACCCGCTCGAGCTGCGGCGGAAGAACTGGATCAACGCCGACGAGTTCCCGTTCACCACCGTCGCGGGGCTGGCCTACGACAGCGGCGACTACGAGACCGCCACGCAGCAGGCGCTGGAGCTCCTCGGCTACGACGAGCTGCGCGCCGAACAGCGGCGGCGGCGGGAGTCGAACGACCCGGTCCAGCTGGGCATCGGCATCTCCACGTTCACCGAGATGTGCGGCCTGGCCCCCTCCCGGGTGCTCGGTTCGCTCTCGTTCGGCGCGGGCGGCTGGGAGCACGCCTCCATCCGGATGCTGCCCACCGGCAAGGTCGAGGTCGTGACTGGCTCGACGCCGCACGGCCAGGGCCACGAGACGGCGTGGAGCCAGCTGGTCGCCGACTCCCTCGGCGTCCCGTTCGAGGACGTCGAGGTGCTGCACGGCGACACCGCCATCTCCTCGCGGGGGCTGGACACCTACGGCTCCCGGTCGCTGGTGGTCGGCGGCTCGGCGGTGGTCAAGGCGGCGGACAAGGTCATCGCCAAGGCCCGGAAGATCGCCGCGCACCTGCTGGAGGCCAGCGAGGACGACCTCGAGTTCTCCGGCGGGAAGTTCTCCGTGCGCGGCACCCCCGGTACCGGGCTCGGGATCCAGGAGATCGCGCTGGCGATCTTCGCCGCGCACGACTACCCGGAGGGCATCGAGCCCTCGATCGACGCCGACGCCACCTTCGACCCGGAGAACTTCTCCTTCCCGCACGGCACGCACCTGTGCGCCATGGAGGTCGACACCGAGACCGGGTTCGTGAAGATCCGCAAGTACGCCTGCGTCGACGACGTCGGGACGATCGTCAACCCGCTGATCGTCGAGGGGCAGGTGCACGGCGGGCTGGCGCAGGGGATCGCGCAGGCGCTGTACGAGGAGGCGATCTACGACGCCGACGGCAACCTCACCACCGGCACCTTCGTCGACTACCTGGTCCCCTCGGCCAACGACCTGCCGCACTTCGACACCGGGAACACCGTGCACTCCGCGCCCGGCAACCCGATCGGGGCCAAGGGCGTGGGCGAGGCCGGCTGCATCGCCAGCACGCCGGCGGTGGTCAACGCGGCGCTCGACGCCGTCCGGCACCTGGGCGTCACCGACATCCGGATGCCGCTGACACCCGAACGCGTCTGGCGGGCGCTCCACGGCGGTGGGGACGGCGGGGACCGGGTCGCCGAGGGCTCCAACGCCTACGGCGGCGCACGCACCACCGAGTCCGGCTACGAGGAGGCAGAGCAGTGA
- a CDS encoding DUF222 domain-containing protein: MFDGGGFGVGLTVDVLDVPSWPGELVPAGVAARPTRLGEAMPVAARTDAGIAAELRRIQQAEARLAAYRAELICELAARRPDALDRQVGEPGAASPDWAPGVGNEPAAGVSEFFADELAMVLNCSRAEATTQAELSTTLVKHLPATWGVLADGQLMWPRARAMAAELAGPARELAPQLIGAVEAAVLPGAEELLVSRLRAAVRRELLARDAAAAERRRAHAERCADVTVRPARDGMAELSMFAPQPLAAAIRETADVYARMAKADGDRRPIGQLRVAALADLVLRPWDTSRPPVTAHLDVLAPAGALVAAAAGHDACAVGHQLPHSTDPTRPGDPAGPGDPAGPGDSAVRGDSAGRGGAPGRRGRVPAAGRSPRRR, translated from the coding sequence GTGTTCGACGGTGGTGGGTTCGGGGTCGGCCTGACGGTCGATGTCCTGGACGTGCCGTCGTGGCCGGGCGAGCTGGTCCCGGCGGGTGTGGCCGCGCGGCCGACGCGGCTGGGTGAGGCGATGCCGGTGGCGGCCCGCACCGATGCCGGGATCGCCGCCGAGTTGCGGCGGATCCAGCAGGCCGAGGCGCGGCTGGCCGCCTACCGGGCCGAGCTGATCTGCGAGCTGGCCGCGCGCCGGCCCGATGCGCTGGACCGGCAGGTCGGTGAGCCCGGTGCCGCGTCACCGGACTGGGCGCCGGGGGTGGGCAACGAGCCGGCGGCGGGGGTGAGCGAGTTCTTCGCCGACGAGCTGGCGATGGTGCTGAACTGCTCGCGGGCCGAGGCCACCACGCAGGCGGAGCTGTCCACGACGCTGGTCAAGCACCTGCCGGCCACCTGGGGGGTGCTGGCCGACGGGCAGCTGATGTGGCCGCGGGCGCGGGCGATGGCCGCCGAGCTGGCCGGGCCGGCGCGGGAGCTGGCGCCGCAGCTGATCGGCGCGGTGGAGGCCGCGGTGCTGCCCGGTGCCGAGGAGCTGCTGGTGAGCAGGCTGCGGGCGGCGGTGCGGCGGGAGCTGCTGGCCCGCGACGCCGCGGCGGCCGAACGCCGCCGCGCGCACGCCGAACGCTGCGCCGACGTGACCGTGCGGCCGGCACGGGACGGGATGGCCGAGCTGTCGATGTTCGCCCCGCAGCCGCTGGCCGCCGCGATCCGGGAGACCGCGGACGTCTACGCGCGGATGGCCAAGGCCGACGGTGACCGGCGGCCGATCGGGCAGCTGCGGGTCGCCGCGCTGGCCGATCTGGTGCTGCGCCCGTGGGACACCAGCCGGCCCCCGGTCACCGCCCACCTCGACGTGCTCGCCCCGGCCGGCGCGCTGGTCGCCGCCGCCGCCGGGCACGACGCCTGCGCGGTCGGCCACCAGCTCCCCCACTCCACCGATCCCACCCGGCCCGGCGACCCGGCAGGGCCCGGCGACCCGGCAGGGCCCGGCGACTCGGCGGTGCGGGGCGACTCGGCGGGGCGGGGCGGGGCGCCAGGCCGCCGGGGGCGGGTGCCGGCTGCCGGGAGATCGCCCCGGCGGAGGTGA
- a CDS encoding SRPBCC domain-containing protein, producing MQLENSFTVPVPVDEAWRVLLDIERIAPCMPGAALDSVDGDDFTGRVKVKLGPINLTYQGKASFIEKDEAAHRAVIDARGKDQRGNGTASATVTAQLKAEGSVTRVDVLTDLNITGRPAQFGRGVMTDVGNKLLGQFADKLAAQLGEGDAQGDADRATAAAQESTTAKAVATATGAVEEVAASAEQAAGEGTAAKKAAAATKKAAASATDKVSGAEAAPAGEAPAEETATRETPAKETAAKVTAAKAAPAKKAAAGTTPEGKETATTETPAKETAAKVTADKAPGVEPTPPTVDTAPSGARDTAPAGKGPSAPPKGPTAPPNRPATGAPLRSVPGTGPSTDGPKHAREEPEPIDLLEVAGGAAMTRYAAPAAGFAGVVLVIALLVRRRRR from the coding sequence GTGCAGCTGGAGAACTCGTTCACCGTGCCGGTGCCCGTCGACGAGGCGTGGCGGGTGCTGCTGGACATCGAGCGGATCGCCCCGTGCATGCCCGGCGCGGCGCTGGACTCCGTCGACGGTGACGACTTCACCGGGCGGGTGAAGGTCAAGCTGGGCCCGATCAACCTCACCTACCAGGGCAAGGCCTCGTTCATCGAGAAGGACGAGGCCGCGCACCGGGCGGTGATCGACGCGCGCGGCAAGGACCAGCGGGGCAACGGCACCGCTTCGGCGACGGTGACGGCGCAGCTGAAGGCCGAGGGCTCGGTGACCCGCGTCGACGTCCTCACCGACCTCAACATCACCGGCCGGCCGGCCCAGTTCGGCCGCGGGGTCATGACCGACGTCGGCAACAAGCTGCTCGGCCAGTTCGCCGACAAGCTGGCGGCGCAGCTGGGCGAGGGCGACGCGCAGGGCGACGCGGATCGGGCGACCGCCGCGGCCCAGGAGAGCACGACCGCCAAGGCCGTCGCCACCGCGACCGGTGCGGTGGAAGAGGTCGCCGCCTCGGCCGAGCAGGCGGCGGGCGAGGGGACGGCGGCCAAGAAGGCCGCCGCCGCCACCAAGAAGGCGGCCGCGTCGGCCACCGACAAGGTGAGCGGTGCCGAGGCTGCTCCGGCGGGGGAGGCCCCGGCGGAGGAGACGGCGACCCGGGAGACCCCGGCCAAGGAGACGGCCGCGAAGGTGACCGCGGCCAAGGCCGCGCCCGCCAAGAAGGCCGCCGCCGGCACGACTCCCGAGGGCAAGGAGACGGCGACGACGGAGACCCCGGCCAAGGAGACGGCGGCGAAGGTGACCGCCGACAAGGCACCGGGCGTCGAGCCGACCCCACCGACCGTCGACACCGCCCCCTCGGGCGCGCGGGACACCGCGCCGGCCGGCAAGGGGCCCAGCGCCCCGCCCAAGGGGCCCACCGCGCCGCCGAACCGGCCCGCCACCGGGGCTCCGCTGCGCAGCGTGCCCGGGACCGGCCCCTCGACCGACGGCCCGAAGCACGCGCGCGAGGAGCCCGAGCCGATCGACCTCCTCGAGGTCGCCGGCGGCGCAGCGATGACCCGCTATGCCGCCCCGGCCGCCGGCTTCGCGGGCGTGGTGCTGGTGATCGCGCTGCTCGTCCGCCGCCGCCGTCGCTGA
- a CDS encoding DedA family protein, whose amino-acid sequence MSFLAAVSSDEGGITGFLLELVETLGPVGVGLAILLETVVPPIPSEVVLGLAGVLIRGGDMALVPVVLFATLGSVVGAVFFYYIGKALGPRRSHAFLDRLPLVQTEDVDKTFEWFARHGRAAVFFGRMVPIVRSFISVPAGVVRMPFWQFVLYSAAGSLIWNSVLIGLGVALGEVVYEYLEYFDYLIYAAAALGIGWLVWKRAKDVRRHRQAGTTAPGPRTPSQDPGHPAA is encoded by the coding sequence ATGTCGTTCCTCGCCGCTGTCTCCTCCGACGAGGGTGGCATCACCGGCTTCCTGCTCGAACTCGTGGAGACCCTCGGCCCGGTGGGCGTGGGTCTGGCCATCCTGCTGGAGACGGTGGTCCCGCCCATCCCCAGCGAGGTGGTCCTCGGCCTGGCCGGGGTGCTCATCCGCGGCGGCGACATGGCACTCGTCCCGGTCGTGCTGTTCGCCACGCTGGGATCGGTCGTGGGCGCGGTCTTCTTCTACTACATCGGGAAGGCGCTGGGCCCCCGCCGCTCGCACGCCTTCCTCGACCGGCTGCCGCTGGTGCAGACCGAGGACGTCGACAAGACCTTCGAGTGGTTCGCCCGGCACGGCCGCGCCGCGGTCTTCTTCGGCCGGATGGTGCCGATCGTGCGCAGCTTCATCTCCGTGCCCGCGGGTGTGGTGCGGATGCCGTTCTGGCAGTTCGTGCTCTACTCCGCCGCGGGCAGCCTGATCTGGAACAGCGTGCTCATCGGCCTGGGCGTGGCCCTCGGCGAGGTCGTGTACGAGTACCTCGAGTACTTCGACTACCTGATCTACGCAGCCGCCGCCCTGGGGATCGGCTGGCTCGTCTGGAAGCGCGCCAAGGACGTCCGCCGCCACCGGCAGGCGGGGACGACCGCCCCCGGGCCGCGGACGCCGAGCCAGGACCCCGGCCACCCGGCGGCGTGA
- a CDS encoding alpha/beta family hydrolase: protein MTGERREEPRDARTTAEAEPLDIGTPHGPARAHLTDGGSRGTVLLGHGAGGGVESPDLLAVARDAAEAGWRVLRVEQPWRVAGKRVAPAPARLDEGWRAVLAHLSGTGHLTGPLVVGGRSAGARVACRTAAQVGADGVLALAFPLHPPGRPEKSRAGELTAVPLPLVVVQGERDAFGAPADVAAVLAGRSGASVYAVPGDHALKRNPDVVGAAAASWLSEQA, encoded by the coding sequence GTGACAGGAGAGCGGCGCGAGGAGCCACGGGACGCGCGCACGACGGCCGAGGCGGAGCCGCTGGACATCGGCACGCCGCACGGCCCGGCCCGCGCCCACCTGACCGACGGCGGCTCCCGCGGGACGGTGCTCCTCGGGCACGGGGCCGGCGGGGGCGTGGAGTCGCCGGACCTGCTCGCCGTGGCCCGGGACGCCGCCGAGGCCGGCTGGCGGGTGCTGCGCGTCGAGCAGCCCTGGCGGGTGGCCGGGAAGAGGGTCGCTCCCGCACCGGCGCGGCTGGACGAGGGCTGGCGGGCCGTGCTGGCGCACCTGTCGGGCACCGGGCACCTGACCGGGCCGCTGGTCGTGGGCGGCCGCAGCGCCGGGGCCCGGGTGGCCTGCCGCACCGCTGCCCAGGTGGGTGCCGACGGCGTGCTGGCGCTGGCCTTCCCGCTGCATCCGCCGGGCCGGCCGGAGAAGAGCCGCGCCGGGGAACTCACCGCCGTCCCGCTGCCGCTGGTGGTCGTCCAGGGCGAGCGGGACGCCTTCGGTGCGCCCGCCGACGTGGCCGCCGTGCTCGCCGGACGGTCCGGCGCCTCGGTGTACGCGGTGCCCGGCGACCACGCCCTGAAGCGGAACCCCGACGTCGTCGGCGCGGCCGCCGCCTCCTGGTTGTCCGAGCAGGCCTGA
- a CDS encoding HNH endonuclease signature motif containing protein, whose product MNGQPITAGQLRDLLESLDALCPGGLQAPAGGSLGISLVDPATGALRATVTRAELGRLARRGCPAHPNNDPNSDCGCPVLDRPAPTDAYRPTAAQQRFLPTRDRTCRHPGCATRAGWADLDHVLPHAEGGPTTCENLCCLCRRHHRLKTFAPGWRFEMTADGVLSVTTPSGVTRTTRPPGMAALHRNTTGPPPTGSPPTSPTGPTADESEPAPF is encoded by the coding sequence GTGAACGGGCAGCCGATCACCGCCGGCCAGCTGCGTGACCTGCTCGAGTCGCTGGACGCGCTGTGTCCTGGCGGGCTGCAGGCCCCGGCCGGTGGCAGCCTGGGCATCTCCCTGGTCGACCCGGCCACCGGGGCGCTGCGGGCCACGGTCACCCGCGCTGAGCTGGGCCGGCTGGCCCGCCGCGGCTGCCCCGCGCACCCGAACAACGACCCCAACAGCGACTGCGGCTGCCCGGTGCTGGACCGGCCCGCCCCGACCGACGCCTACCGGCCGACCGCCGCCCAGCAACGGTTCCTGCCCACCCGCGACCGCACCTGCCGGCATCCCGGCTGCGCCACCCGCGCCGGCTGGGCCGACCTGGACCACGTGCTGCCCCACGCCGAGGGCGGCCCGACCACCTGCGAGAACCTCTGCTGCCTGTGCCGCCGTCACCACCGGCTCAAGACCTTTGCACCCGGCTGGCGCTTCGAGATGACCGCCGACGGCGTCCTGTCGGTGACCACGCCCAGCGGCGTCACCCGCACCACCCGACCACCCGGCATGGCAGCGCTCCACCGGAACACCACGGGCCCACCACCCACCGGATCACCCCCCACATCACCCACCGGCCCCACCGCGGACGAGAGCGAACCCGCCCCCTTCTGA